The following proteins are co-located in the Microbulbifer sp. VAAF005 genome:
- a CDS encoding TetR/AcrR family transcriptional regulator, translating into MKKPTRSELKRQAIIDAAKQAFQELGVQGTSMDELAARAQVSKRTVYNHFSSKEALVMYLIGELWQQATQPSGCDYNPDSDMQSQLRTLLEQEIKTICNPQYIELNRMAFDYFFHQPEALQKEMEKYKAHETGVQRWIKSAVADGRLKSLDIEVASGQIHNLIKGGCYWPQLLQLSGPPSSVEQETLAKRTAAMFLSYYQA; encoded by the coding sequence CTGAAAAAACCAACCAGAAGTGAGCTGAAACGCCAAGCTATTATTGATGCCGCCAAGCAGGCTTTTCAGGAGCTGGGGGTGCAGGGCACGAGTATGGACGAGCTGGCAGCCCGAGCTCAGGTATCAAAACGCACCGTGTACAACCACTTCTCCAGTAAAGAAGCCCTGGTGATGTATTTGATCGGTGAACTCTGGCAGCAAGCCACCCAGCCCTCCGGTTGTGACTACAACCCAGATAGTGATATGCAGTCACAACTCCGTACACTGTTAGAGCAGGAAATAAAAACGATCTGCAACCCGCAGTATATTGAGCTTAACCGCATGGCCTTCGACTACTTCTTCCACCAGCCAGAAGCACTACAGAAGGAAATGGAAAAATATAAGGCCCATGAAACCGGGGTGCAGCGCTGGATTAAATCTGCCGTAGCTGATGGGCGACTAAAGTCTCTCGACATAGAGGTCGCCAGTGGGCAGATTCACAACCTGATTAAGGGTGGTTGCTACTGGCCTCAGTTACTCCAACTCTCCGGCCCACCGAGTTCCGTCGAGCAAGAGACACTGGCCAAGCGCACCGCAGCGATGTTTTTAAGTTATTACCAAGCTTAA
- a CDS encoding MBL fold metallo-hydrolase produces the protein MKKRWWILAGVIVMSVSLFGSCTNQPEKFRNSDMDYKVSSGGIVEMIGAYIKADRAAPAPVKPIPLRQIPAAELAAPVAESAVYRVGHSTVLIRMDDQYVLTDPVFSKRASPVQWLGPKRFHPLPIDIRDLPSIKAVVISHDHYDHLDKNSIRALKDKVEQFVVPTGVGSRLRNWGIPAEKIEELAWWESFALGSLHFTATPAQHFSGRGLTDKDSTLWASWVIEGREGRMFFSGDSGYFSGFREIGERFGPFDLTLMETGAYNKLWSSVHMLPEESVQAHLDLGGRAMLPIHNSTFDLALHDWYEPLERAQAAAKDQGVTLVTPIIGEVVRLRSPTTTKAWWKDEVRAADNLNLVTK, from the coding sequence ATGAAGAAGCGCTGGTGGATTCTGGCAGGAGTGATTGTTATGTCGGTAAGTCTCTTTGGTAGCTGTACAAATCAACCCGAGAAGTTCCGCAACAGTGATATGGACTACAAAGTCAGTAGTGGCGGTATAGTTGAGATGATTGGCGCCTACATTAAGGCGGATCGTGCAGCCCCCGCACCGGTGAAGCCAATTCCATTGCGGCAGATTCCCGCCGCAGAGCTGGCAGCCCCTGTCGCTGAGAGTGCCGTATATCGCGTTGGGCACTCCACAGTACTGATTCGAATGGATGATCAGTATGTTTTGACAGATCCGGTATTTAGCAAGCGGGCATCCCCGGTTCAGTGGCTGGGCCCAAAGCGCTTTCATCCATTGCCCATAGATATTCGAGACTTGCCTTCGATTAAAGCGGTCGTTATCAGCCATGATCACTATGATCATTTAGACAAAAATAGTATTCGCGCACTGAAGGATAAAGTAGAGCAATTTGTCGTTCCTACCGGGGTGGGGAGTCGTTTGCGTAATTGGGGAATTCCGGCCGAAAAAATTGAGGAGTTGGCCTGGTGGGAATCGTTTGCCCTGGGCAGTTTGCACTTTACCGCGACCCCGGCTCAACATTTTTCCGGGCGTGGACTCACGGATAAAGACTCAACACTGTGGGCCAGCTGGGTAATTGAAGGGCGCGAGGGCCGTATGTTTTTTAGCGGTGACAGTGGCTATTTTAGTGGCTTTCGTGAAATTGGTGAGCGATTTGGTCCGTTCGACCTGACACTGATGGAAACGGGTGCTTACAACAAGCTTTGGAGCTCGGTTCATATGTTGCCCGAAGAGAGTGTACAGGCACATCTCGATCTTGGAGGGCGAGCAATGTTACCTATCCACAACAGTACTTTTGATCTTGCCCTACACGATTGGTATGAACCCCTGGAGCGCGCACAGGCGGCAGCCAAAGACCAGGGTGTCACTTTGGTAACGCCTATCATTGGAGAGGTTGTTCGTCTGCGATCTCCCACCACAACAAAGGCCTGGTGGAAAGATGAGGTGAGGGCAGCTGATAATTTAAACCTAGTGACTAAATAG